From one Sphingobacteriales bacterium genomic stretch:
- the bshB1 gene encoding bacillithiol biosynthesis deacetylase BshB1, whose translation MSKLDILVFAAHPDDVELACSGTVLKHISQGYKVGIIDLSRGELGTRGTEEIRAEESKKATEILGIQVRENLGFRDGFFEIDEAHLLKVVEIIRKYQPEIILANAKSDRHPDHPRGGDLVSRANFLSGLIKIATSFENQQQTAWRAKAVYRYVQDNFIQPDLVVDITGFETKKMEAIKAFKSQFYDPNSTEPQTPISREDFLDFVMGRAKQYGRPIGVSYGEGFTVERYIGLDNLFAVK comes from the coding sequence ATGAGCAAATTAGACATACTCGTTTTTGCAGCCCATCCGGATGATGTGGAACTGGCGTGCAGTGGTACCGTACTGAAACATATCAGCCAGGGGTACAAAGTCGGCATAATTGATTTGAGCAGAGGTGAGCTGGGAACCAGGGGGACGGAAGAAATCCGGGCGGAAGAATCAAAGAAGGCGACTGAAATATTAGGTATTCAGGTTCGGGAAAATTTGGGATTCAGGGATGGATTTTTTGAGATTGACGAAGCGCATTTGTTAAAAGTGGTGGAAATCATCCGGAAATACCAGCCGGAGATTATTCTGGCCAATGCGAAATCTGACCGCCATCCCGACCACCCTCGAGGTGGGGACCTGGTATCCAGAGCCAATTTTTTGAGTGGTCTAATTAAAATTGCCACCAGTTTTGAAAATCAGCAGCAGACAGCCTGGAGAGCGAAAGCCGTCTACCGCTATGTACAGGATAATTTTATCCAGCCTGATTTGGTGGTGGATATCACCGGATTTGAAACAAAAAAAATGGAGGCTATAAAGGCTTTTAAATCACAGTTTTACGATCCAAACTCTACAGAACCGCAGACACCCATTTCCAGGGAAGATTTTCTGGATTTTGTCATGGGCAGAGCTAAACAGTATGGAAGGCCAATTGGTGTTTCTTATGGCGAAGGATTTACAGTTGAACGTTATATAGGTTTAGATAACCTGTTCGCTGTAAAATAG
- a CDS encoding DUF288 domain-containing protein, whose product MSKKSLVITSIASDTLEVLHTYAKDCNERNIDFIMIGDTKSPDTFNINGCDFWSVDRQLTLDSSFAKICPTRHYARKNIGYIIALQNGTDEIVETDDDNLPRAEFWNEKSRTVKAHDIKAQGWVNVYNYFNDKFIWPRGLPLEELQKPSKPLSDFEIRDILCPIQQGLADENPDVDAVYRLTYPLPLDFNKGMNIALGVGAWSPFNSQNTYWYKEAFPLLYLPAYCSFRMTDIWRSYVAQRIAWANGWSILFHEATVWQERNQHNLLKDFEDEIPGYLNNSKICNELSSLNIKGGKENMLDDLLTCYDMLTGKGFVGKEEDALVRSWCEDISKVW is encoded by the coding sequence ATGTCAAAAAAATCACTTGTTATTACATCCATCGCATCAGATACGCTTGAAGTTTTACATACCTACGCCAAAGATTGTAATGAACGAAATATTGACTTTATCATGATTGGAGATACTAAATCTCCGGATACCTTTAACATCAATGGCTGTGATTTTTGGTCGGTTGATCGCCAGTTAACACTTGATTCATCCTTTGCAAAAATTTGTCCTACAAGACATTATGCCAGAAAAAATATTGGTTATATCATTGCACTCCAAAATGGAACGGACGAAATCGTTGAAACGGACGATGATAACCTGCCAAGGGCTGAATTCTGGAATGAAAAATCAAGAACAGTTAAGGCACACGACATTAAAGCTCAGGGTTGGGTAAATGTATATAACTATTTCAACGACAAATTTATATGGCCTAGAGGATTGCCATTGGAAGAACTTCAAAAACCCAGCAAACCCCTCTCCGATTTTGAGATTAGGGATATTCTGTGTCCTATTCAGCAGGGACTGGCAGACGAAAACCCGGATGTAGATGCCGTTTATAGGCTTACCTATCCTCTGCCACTGGATTTTAATAAAGGAATGAATATTGCTTTGGGAGTCGGCGCCTGGAGCCCGTTTAACAGTCAGAACACTTACTGGTACAAAGAAGCATTCCCATTATTGTACCTTCCTGCCTATTGCAGCTTCCGTATGACGGATATCTGGAGAAGCTATGTGGCGCAGCGTATTGCATGGGCAAACGGCTGGAGTATCCTCTTTCATGAAGCTACGGTCTGGCAGGAACGCAACCAACATAATTTATTGAAGGATTTTGAAGACGAAATTCCAGGATACCTTAATAACTCGAAGATTTGCAATGAGTTATCGTCGTTAAATATCAAAGGTGGTAAAGAAAATATGCTGGATGATTTGTTAACGTGCTATGATATGCTTACCGGAAAAGGATTTGTGGGAAAAGAAGAAGACGCCCTGGTCAGATCCTGGTGTGAAGATATAAGTAAAGTGTGGTAA
- a CDS encoding glycosyltransferase, which produces MANEEQDFEPFVNLLTRVMDVIGTGKIYFVIDNASKDKTLELAQDLAQKDPRFEVVWAPDNRNVVDAYLAGFRVAYANGHDIIIEMDAGLSHDPRAIPMYLRVLNEGNECAFGSRFIKDGSMGDSPFNRRMLSKMGTVLANLLLGTKLYDMTSGFQGFHRDIIGKLLQYPLKSKAHFYQTEVKYLLRKHRIAEVPIHYQAPSPRVSPSAVKNARNTLLYYFWERLKGNTPIL; this is translated from the coding sequence ATGGCCAACGAGGAGCAGGATTTTGAACCTTTTGTCAACTTACTGACTCGTGTAATGGACGTTATCGGAACGGGTAAAATCTATTTTGTGATTGATAATGCCTCTAAAGACAAAACACTGGAACTTGCGCAGGATTTGGCACAGAAGGACCCCCGTTTTGAGGTGGTTTGGGCACCGGACAACAGAAATGTCGTGGATGCGTATCTGGCGGGATTCCGGGTTGCATACGCCAATGGACATGATATCATCATTGAGATGGATGCTGGCCTTTCACACGATCCAAGAGCTATCCCGATGTATCTGAGGGTTCTGAACGAAGGAAATGAATGCGCTTTTGGATCCAGGTTTATCAAAGACGGTTCTATGGGCGACTCTCCGTTCAACCGAAGGATGCTGTCAAAAATGGGAACTGTATTGGCTAACTTGTTGTTAGGCACAAAGTTATACGATATGACCAGCGGTTTCCAAGGTTTCCACAGAGATATCATCGGTAAATTATTGCAATATCCGCTGAAATCAAAGGCTCATTTCTATCAGACGGAAGTAAAATACCTGTTGCGAAAACACCGTATCGCTGAAGTTCCGATTCATTATCAGGCTCCATCCCCGCGGGTTTCACCATCGGCTGTAAAAAATGCCCGCAATACCTTATTGTATTATTTTTGGGAACGACTGAAAGGTAATACTCCTATTCTATAG
- a CDS encoding TlpA family protein disulfide reductase, with protein MQDGFCKIVGMLGNNNYLVDTVPAKSGKATYTRNELLPGGLYYFVFPDQKSFIQFLVDKEQQFSLQTDTADLIGQMKINGSVDNLLFYDNQQFEASHRKRFDSIDNALKFLAPDNQFFISLNLKKDALIKDRKEYLQSISTKYPHAFFTYFKMSGQNPALQFPKKANGILDTALQVQLYRDDFWNNTDVSDEKLLRTPVIANKLKTYITQLLPQNPDSILKYAVPLIEKSKKCPECFKFIVNWISIQYEKPSIMGDEKILVYMADNYFTDAIAGPWFKDNPYELTKIRLKVNSMRPSMTGSIGQDLMCKNLNGHNESLYKLNTPVKVAFLYSPDCSHCQEEAPKLHALLDKWKDKVSVYALSLDDDEAKWRQFVEKYRTHNFHNVIDPKRESQYHKKYHIDVTPEIYVLDRNNRIVGKDLHPEQLEEVFNQILNKKQ; from the coding sequence ATGCAAGACGGTTTTTGCAAAATTGTCGGCATGTTGGGCAATAATAATTATTTGGTGGATACAGTGCCTGCCAAGAGCGGAAAGGCAACATACACAAGAAATGAGTTGCTTCCTGGTGGTTTGTATTATTTTGTTTTCCCTGATCAAAAAAGTTTCATACAGTTTTTAGTCGATAAAGAGCAGCAATTTTCTTTGCAAACGGATACAGCTGATTTAATTGGGCAAATGAAGATTAACGGGAGCGTAGACAACCTACTTTTTTATGATAATCAACAATTTGAGGCCTCTCATCGTAAACGGTTTGACTCCATCGATAATGCTTTGAAATTTTTAGCACCTGATAATCAGTTTTTTATATCCTTAAATTTAAAGAAGGATGCTTTGATAAAAGATAGAAAAGAGTATTTACAGTCCATTTCAACTAAATATCCGCATGCATTTTTCACCTATTTTAAAATGTCTGGTCAAAATCCGGCTTTACAATTCCCCAAAAAGGCAAATGGAATACTGGATACGGCCTTACAGGTGCAGCTTTATAGAGATGATTTTTGGAACAATACCGATGTTTCAGATGAGAAATTGCTCAGAACGCCTGTAATTGCCAATAAATTAAAGACTTATATCACGCAATTACTCCCTCAAAATCCTGATTCTATCCTTAAATATGCCGTGCCATTAATTGAAAAATCAAAGAAATGCCCGGAATGTTTCAAATTCATTGTCAACTGGATTTCCATACAGTACGAGAAACCGAGTATCATGGGGGATGAAAAGATACTGGTTTACATGGCGGATAATTATTTTACCGATGCTATTGCCGGTCCATGGTTTAAAGATAATCCGTATGAACTGACTAAAATCCGATTAAAAGTAAACTCTATGCGGCCAAGTATGACAGGAAGCATCGGCCAGGATTTGATGTGTAAAAACCTGAATGGACACAATGAGAGTTTATACAAGCTGAACACCCCTGTAAAAGTTGCATTTCTATATTCTCCTGATTGCAGCCACTGTCAGGAAGAAGCCCCAAAGTTGCATGCATTATTAGACAAATGGAAAGATAAAGTATCGGTTTATGCCCTTTCATTGGATGACGATGAAGCCAAATGGCGACAGTTTGTAGAGAAGTATCGTACCCATAATTTCCATAATGTTATTGACCCTAAGCGAGAAAGCCAGTATCATAAAAAGTACCACATAGATGTTACGCCAGAAATTTATGTTTTGGACAGAAATAATAGGATTGTCGGAAAAGATTTACATCCTGAACAGCTCGAAGAAGTGTTCAATCAGATTCTGAATAAGAAGCAGTGA
- the aceK gene encoding bifunctional isocitrate dehydrogenase kinase/phosphatase: protein MINQNTVHEVAASIAEKYDILLGAFNDITLCAKEYFENRRFKDLFFRQQERYRLYGQSVKLVFAGTQELLGENLYSIAYWKAIKIEFSKITKDKPHRLNSETFYNSITRKVFVDKSFNSDYEFFDYTDYKPMPKYDVEIFDTIDCSHFSVVSIKQILKYFQFSVPFEDIDRDAQLIFDEMAPTIIHQKSNLFLDRIEILKPVFYRNRGAFIVGRLFYKNWSMPVVIPLLNEEKGIFADSVIYAPAEISIIFSFTRASFFVHTKYPAQLIDYLKSMLTHKAVGELYDSIGYYRHGKTILYRDLMNYIHNHEDKFIIAPGIKGMVMAVFTLKYYNFVFKIIRDKFEAPKNCTREFVIKKYEEVEINDRVGRMAYAHLFENLEFPRHLFTFELIQELQDSCKESVEFKGDKVIIKHVYIERRMSPLNLYLQHANPIDACRVILDYGFCVKELAAANIFPGDLLLKNFGVTRHGRVIFYDYDEIAKVTDCRFRRLPDMNNEDDTRSNFEMITAEPNDIFPEEFKAFMAPEGPIGEIFLAEHHEIFDPKYWRDIQKRIEAGEYLSFYAYDQYRRFNQNI from the coding sequence ATGATAAACCAGAATACCGTACACGAAGTAGCCGCTTCAATTGCCGAAAAATACGACATCCTCCTAGGAGCATTTAATGATATTACCCTTTGTGCAAAAGAATACTTTGAAAACAGGCGGTTCAAGGATTTATTTTTTCGCCAGCAGGAGCGATACCGCTTATATGGTCAGTCCGTAAAACTTGTATTCGCCGGAACACAGGAATTATTGGGCGAAAACCTGTATAGCATTGCATACTGGAAAGCCATTAAGATTGAGTTTTCCAAAATCACCAAAGATAAGCCGCACAGGCTCAATTCAGAAACCTTTTACAATTCCATCACCAGAAAAGTATTTGTGGACAAGAGCTTCAATTCGGACTATGAATTTTTCGATTATACCGACTATAAGCCGATGCCCAAATACGACGTGGAAATCTTTGATACGATTGACTGCTCGCACTTTTCTGTTGTCTCTATCAAACAAATTCTGAAATACTTTCAGTTCAGCGTCCCATTTGAGGACATAGACAGGGATGCCCAGCTGATATTTGACGAAATGGCACCCACCATTATTCATCAGAAATCCAATTTGTTTTTAGACCGGATTGAAATCCTGAAACCGGTATTTTACCGCAACCGCGGCGCTTTTATAGTAGGAAGGTTATTTTACAAGAACTGGTCGATGCCTGTTGTGATTCCGCTGCTGAATGAAGAAAAAGGTATCTTTGCAGACTCCGTTATTTACGCACCGGCAGAAATCAGCATTATTTTCAGCTTTACGAGGGCCTCCTTCTTTGTTCATACCAAATATCCGGCACAGCTGATTGATTACCTGAAGTCGATGTTGACACATAAAGCAGTGGGAGAGTTGTACGACTCCATCGGCTATTACCGTCATGGTAAAACGATCTTATACAGGGATTTGATGAATTACATCCATAACCATGAAGATAAATTCATCATTGCACCCGGCATCAAGGGGATGGTTATGGCGGTATTTACCCTGAAATATTACAATTTCGTCTTCAAAATCATCCGTGACAAGTTCGAAGCACCCAAAAATTGTACGCGGGAGTTTGTTATAAAGAAATACGAAGAAGTGGAGATAAATGACAGGGTGGGAAGAATGGCTTATGCGCATCTTTTTGAAAACTTAGAATTTCCAAGGCATTTATTCACCTTTGAACTGATACAGGAACTGCAGGATTCGTGTAAAGAGTCGGTAGAATTTAAAGGGGATAAGGTGATTATAAAACACGTTTATATTGAACGCAGGATGTCACCGCTCAATTTATATTTGCAGCATGCCAATCCGATTGATGCCTGCCGGGTCATACTCGATTACGGATTTTGTGTAAAGGAACTGGCAGCTGCCAATATTTTTCCGGGCGACCTGTTACTGAAGAATTTCGGAGTCACCCGGCACGGACGTGTCATCTTCTACGATTACGATGAGATTGCCAAAGTGACGGACTGTCGTTTCAGAAGACTCCCGGACATGAATAACGAGGATGATACGAGAAGCAATTTTGAAATGATTACGGCAGAGCCGAACGACATCTTTCCGGAGGAGTTTAAAGCTTTTATGGCTCCGGAAGGACCAATCGGGGAAATCTTTTTAGCGGAACACCACGAAATTTTCGACCCGAAATACTGGCGAGACATTCAAAAAAGAATTGAAGCAGGTGAGTACCTTAGTTTTTACGCCTATGATCAGTACCGCCGGTTTAATCAAAACATATAA
- a CDS encoding MmcQ/YjbR family DNA-binding protein: MTVEDIREYCIRKKGVTEDFPFDKETLVFKVMGKMFLLMNIRAAETSVNMKCDPELAVQWREQYESVQPGYHMNKKYWNTVWCAEEFSDRTFYDMIDHSYEEVMKGMTKKLRNELEQLPC, from the coding sequence ATGACTGTAGAAGACATTCGGGAATATTGCATACGGAAAAAGGGGGTTACAGAAGACTTTCCTTTTGATAAGGAGACACTGGTGTTCAAAGTGATGGGAAAAATGTTTCTGCTGATGAATATCCGTGCGGCGGAAACCAGTGTCAATATGAAATGCGATCCGGAATTGGCGGTGCAATGGCGGGAGCAATATGAAAGTGTGCAGCCCGGTTATCACATGAATAAGAAATACTGGAATACGGTATGGTGCGCTGAGGAGTTTTCAGACAGGACATTTTATGATATGATAGATCATTCGTATGAAGAAGTGATGAAAGGAATGACGAAGAAATTAAGAAATGAACTCGAACAGCTGCCATGTTAA